GGATGGCCCCGCGGGGCGAAGTTGCGCTCATAGTCGGGCTGATAGGGCTCACCAAAGGGGTTCTGGACGCAGAGCAGTACACCATAATCGCTTCCATGGCCTTCCTGACCGCGTTCCTCATGCCCTTCCTGATGCAGCCGGTCCTTTCGTCCCTGAAGGTGAAAGAATGATAGCTGGAATAAGGCTCATAATAAGGGACAAGACCGCTTTCTCCGAGGAAGAGGGGGTGAGGAGGCGGCTCGGAAGGCCGATGGACCTGCTCGGAAGCATTCCCAAGAGCGTAAAACTCATCCATGTGCTGGACTTGAACGCGAAAAACGGGAACATGACCAATTTCGATTTGTACGACCATATGATGTACAAGTTCAATGTGGAGATTGAAAGCGCTCCTGAGCCTGCATTGCTCAGAAAGCTTTTCGCATTCGGCGCGAGGGCCGTAGTGGAGCTGCCGTTCGGAAAGAGGCTGGAGGAATTCGAGGGAAGCAGGCTGCTGGCCGGAAAAACAGACGGAAAGGAAACTGATGAATTCGTGCAGGACTATTACGTGGAAACAGAGAATTTGGAGATGGTTGCAAGATTGGCCAGGAGCAGGAAGAGGATTTTCGTGCATTCCGAAAAGCTGGAGGATTCGGAGCTTGAGAAAGCCGGCGCTTTTGCAGCAATAAGGAATTTTCGCATTAGGGTGTGAGCGGAATTTCCGTCCAGAATCCATGTTCAGGCAGCGCGCACTGGGGGGATTTTACTGTTTTCTTCGAGCAGGCGGATTATTTCTTCGTTCGGCTCTGATTTGGATTTAGCGATGTCCAGCGCGGTGCGGCGTTTCTTGTCTTTCAGTCGCGGATTCGCACGGTGCCCGAGAAGCAGTTTCACGATTCCCGGATTTTCTGATTCCACTGCCCAAAAAAGCGCGGTCTGGCCTTCCGAATCCCGAATGTCCAGGTCGGTTTTCCATTTCTTTTCCAGAAGTGCTTTCACGGTTTCCTCGCACCCGAAGAAGGAGGCCCACATGAGCGCGGTCTGCCTGGATTTGTTCCTTGCATTAGGCTTCGCACCGGCTTCGAGAAGGGTTTTTACCACCCGGGCGTCTGCATCCTGGGCTGCATGCACGAGCGGAGTATCGCGGTTTTTGTCGCGCGCGTTCACGTTCGCATCCAGTTTTATCATGGCCTGGACCAACTGGTCTTTTCCCTCTCCGAGCACCAGCATGAGCGGAGTCCTGCCTTTCTTGTCTTTTGAGTTCACGTCCGCGCCCTGCCCAAGCAGGACTTCAATCGCTTCGCTGCAATCGTGCCTGGAAGCGCAGGCGCGCATGAGCGGGGTCTGTTTCCATTTGTCGCGCGCCTCCATGTATGCCGGCTTGGCGAAGGAGCGCCCGATGCCGAGAAGGGAACGCACCATGCCGGCATTTCCCTGGCCGGCGTAGTACAGAAGCTGGCGCCCGGCTATGTGGGATTGTCTGGAGCTGAAAAGAGCATGGGTTATGCGCTCCACGAGCAGGCCGAAGCGGGAACGCTGTATGCGTGGAGGGGGATTATTCTGGATATGGCTGGTGGAATGCACTCTTACCGTGGTGGTATTGCCGTTCATCTGAAGACCGTCAAACACCTAAAATCAAGCGCGAACTCAGCTGGGCTGGGCCACTATTCTTCCGCTCACCGTCCTGAGGAACGCGGTCTGCGCGTCGCAGGCCGGATTCACTTCCTCTGCGCAGATGTAATAGCTCACCTGCACGACCATCTTCTTGGAGTTCCCTTTAGGGAAAGCGCCCTGGAGCTGGATGTCCAGGTTCACGAGCGAATCGCTGCTGTTGAGGAGCGCGTTCGGCTCCCATGTAGTTGGGGTGCCTGCAGCTCCTGCCTCGGAAGGCGTGAATGTGACGTTCTTTATCCTAACCGGGTAGCTCATGGTGTTGGTGATGTTCAACGCGAGCCTTGCGCCGCTGGTCTGGGCCTGCATCTGGGAGAAGCACCTGAAAGAAGTTCCGAGATAGCACTCCTCGTTGATGAAATAGGTCGGGTTTAAGGCGCCGGTGAACATTATGGCCGCGATGACTATGGCGAGCACGAGTATGGCCCACCCATAATTCATCAGATATTCTATCGCAACCTGGCCTTTCCCGTAATGCATGCTTAGGAATGGCGTGGGACATTATTTAAATTTAACTTTTTAATCTATAAGTTTATGATGGACGCCAGGAAACCCAACCCAGTTGACGCCAGGATGTACTACCAGCTGGGCAACGATTACTACGAAAGGGGGGATTACGAAAAGGCGATAGAGAACTACAACACGTCCATTTTGCTCAACCCGATATTTTCCGAGGCTTATTTCAACAGGGCGCTCAGCTACTACCAGCTCAAGAACTACGACCGCTCGGTTTCAGACTACACGAAGAGCGCAGAACTGGACCCGAACAACCCTATCATATACAATAATCGGGGCGACGCGTACTATAAGAAGCAGGATTTCCAGAGCGCGATAAAGGATTACGACAAGGCGATAAGCCTGAACGCGAATTACCTCAAGGCATTCTACAACAGGGGGCTGTGCTACGCATCCCTCGAGGAGTACGACAAGGCGGTCGCGGATTTCGGAAAAGTGATTGAGCTCAAGGCTGATTTCGCCGAGGCCTGGCACCTCAGGGGGCTCGCGTACGAGTACGGCGGGGACCTGGACAACTCCGTAAAGGATTACGAGAAGGCAATAGATTTGAACCCTGAGCTCAGCGAGGCGAAGGCGCATCTTGAGGCCGTGAAGGCGAAAAAACAGCAGGCAGGAGGGGAGTCCGGCGGAACCGCGGGCTCGGACATAAAGATGCTCCAGAAGCCGAAGATGAACTTCAACGACGTAGCAGGTATGCACAAGATGAAGGAGGAGATAAAGGAGGCCATTGTTTACCCGATGATTAATCCGGAACTTGCGAGGAAGTACGGAAAGCTCGCAGGAGGCGGGATAATGATGTACGGGCCCCCGGGATGCGGGAAAACGTACATAGTGAAGGCAGCCGCAGGGGAGTGCACCGCGAACTTCATAAACGCCAAGCTTTCCGACCTGCTGGACATGTACGTGGGCAACACTGAAAAGAACATCCATAAGGTTTTCGAGCTCGCGAGGAAAAATTCGCCGTGCGTGCTCTTCTTCGACGAAGTGGACGCGCTCGGGGGAAGGAGGGACCAGCAGGAAGGGACCCAGTATATGAAGATGGCCGTGAACCAGCTGCTTTACGAGATGGACGGAATAGAAGCGGCGAACCAGAACGTGCTGGTCATCGCGGCGACCAACGCGCCCTGGGACGTGGACCCTGCGCTCAGGAGGAGCGGGAGGTTCGGAAAGGCGATATACATACCAGAGCCGGACTTCACTTCGAGGAAGGCGATTGTGCAGATGCACGCGAAAAAGAGGCCGCTGGCGAGGTTCATACCGTACTACAGGATTGCGATTGCGACAATAGGGTATGCGTCTGCTGACTTGAAGGCGCTGGTGGAAGAAGCGGCTACCATACCCTGGAAGGAGGCTTTCCTCGCGATAGAGAAGAAGAAGCAAGCGTACATAGCCGCGGGCAAGACCCCGGAGGAGGCCCAGCAGACTGCGGAGAAGGAGGTCAAGCAGAGAGTGATAAATTCGTCGGATTTCATAAAGGCGCTCAGGAAGAAGCCGAGCTCGCTCCCGCCGTGGTTCGAGCAGGCCAAGAAGCAGATAGGCAAGCAGGAGGAGCTCACTGTGGTGGACGGAAAGGAGCACAAGAAGATTACGGACAGCAAGATGGGCCCGGGTGAGAAGGAGGCGTTCAAGGACCTGCTCAGCGTGATAAACACCAGGAACCAATGGTACAACAAGATAATGTACAGGACCATACGGGAAGTGGCGCTCATCATCCCGTTTCCGTTCTAATTAAATTCTTTTTCATCCATTAAAAGAAAAATCAGGTGAAATAAATTGAGCGAATATCGGATAAAAAGGTGAAAAAATGATAACCAGCCTGAAAATTACCGAAGTTGACGCGAAGAGGGGGGCCGGCACGCCGAGCGGAGGATTTGAGGTCATGTTCAACATAGAGGACGTGAAGGTGGAAAAGGACGAGGTCCGCATAGTTTTCCTGTACAACGCGAAATACAAGGACGGCGGGGCGTACATAAAGCTCAAAGGCGAGCTGGCTTCGAAAGAGGACAAGGAGACCGTGAAGAAAGTGGAGCAGGAAATGAAGAACAAGAGGCTTCCCACTGATTACATGCAGAAAGTGGTGAATACAGTGAACTATTTCGGGACCACCAACGCGACTGTTGTTTCCACCCTGCTCAACGTCGCTCCGCCCATAAGGATGCCCAACCTCCAGTTCAACGAGCCGGCGCCCAAGCAGGAGGAGAAGCCCAAGAAGTAGCTGCTTTTTTTCCGCCTTTTTCTATCCAGTTTTTACTGCTTCCCCAGGAGCAGCTTCGCGCTTCCCTTCATTTTAAGGTAGACTGCAAAGTATTCCGGAACCTCCGCTGTTTGGCCCTTCGCGAAAGGCCCGTGGGTCGTGCTGCCCATTTCAAGCGCTGGTATTTCCTCGAGAGCAATGATTTTCATTGGCTTGGAAGAAAGCGCGAGAGCGCTGTGCATGGGCTCGAACGAGCCGAGTTCTGAAAGAGGGACTTTCTTGGCGCGCAATCCTGTGCCCCCGTGTATGCTGTCCGCGACGCGTATGAGCTTGGTGTGGTCCAGCGTCACCCCGCTGTCTATGTTCACCGTGCGGAGCGCGAGCTCCTGGGCCATCTCGCGCAGTTTCCTGTCCACGCCAGGGGTGATTTTCCTCAGGCTCCAGTTGCCGTTCCGGATTCCTTCCGCGAACGCATCTCTCTTCTGCTCGCTCCTGAAAATCCTGCTCAGGCGCTCTGGTTCGCCTTCCAGGGCTGCGAGGACGCGCTTGGCGAACCTGCCGGAATAGCCTGAGCCGCTCGGGGCAGGGCCTGATTCGCGGTACACTGTCCTGCCTCCCTGGCTGCCGGCTTCCTGCCTGGAAAAAAAGGACTCGTAGTCCAGCCCGGCGCCTTTTATGTAATCTATTATCTCCTTGCGCTCGTCCCCTTTCAGCTTCGAGAAGCGCTTGTCGTAAACGTGGATGTGGAAGCCCCTGTTCCCGGAGAAATTCGCTGAAATCTCGCTCTTGTCCACTCCGAAATCCGGGATTATGAATTCCTCTATGAGGCGCACCGCGTCCGAGCGCACGCTCGCGATTTCCGCAGGGGAGATGTACCGGCCCTTCGCCTCCATGTCCAAATCGAAAACCAGGTCTGAACCCAACCAGCCCTTCCTCTCCATGGGCGTGGCCTTGGGCATTGAGTAGTACGCGACGCTGTGCGAAACGTAGAGCGGGGTGTTGTTCACCAGGAAGGAGCGGAACTCGGCAGGGCTGTTGAAGGCCATGTGCCTGGAATCTATTTTTTTCTCTGTGCCGAAGCCGAACTCCCTTTTTTCCAGCCCTGGGACCTGGATTTCAGCTTTCGAATAGTA
The Candidatus Micrarchaeia archaeon genome window above contains:
- a CDS encoding ankyrin repeat domain-containing protein gives rise to the protein MNGNTTTVRVHSTSHIQNNPPPRIQRSRFGLLVERITHALFSSRQSHIAGRQLLYYAGQGNAGMVRSLLGIGRSFAKPAYMEARDKWKQTPLMRACASRHDCSEAIEVLLGQGADVNSKDKKGRTPLMLVLGEGKDQLVQAMIKLDANVNARDKNRDTPLVHAAQDADARVVKTLLEAGAKPNARNKSRQTALMWASFFGCEETVKALLEKKWKTDLDIRDSEGQTALFWAVESENPGIVKLLLGHRANPRLKDKKRRTALDIAKSKSEPNEEIIRLLEENSKIPPVRAA
- a CDS encoding AAA family ATPase → MDARKPNPVDARMYYQLGNDYYERGDYEKAIENYNTSILLNPIFSEAYFNRALSYYQLKNYDRSVSDYTKSAELDPNNPIIYNNRGDAYYKKQDFQSAIKDYDKAISLNANYLKAFYNRGLCYASLEEYDKAVADFGKVIELKADFAEAWHLRGLAYEYGGDLDNSVKDYEKAIDLNPELSEAKAHLEAVKAKKQQAGGESGGTAGSDIKMLQKPKMNFNDVAGMHKMKEEIKEAIVYPMINPELARKYGKLAGGGIMMYGPPGCGKTYIVKAAAGECTANFINAKLSDLLDMYVGNTEKNIHKVFELARKNSPCVLFFDEVDALGGRRDQQEGTQYMKMAVNQLLYEMDGIEAANQNVLVIAATNAPWDVDPALRRSGRFGKAIYIPEPDFTSRKAIVQMHAKKRPLARFIPYYRIAIATIGYASADLKALVEEAATIPWKEAFLAIEKKKQAYIAAGKTPEEAQQTAEKEVKQRVINSSDFIKALRKKPSSLPPWFEQAKKQIGKQEELTVVDGKEHKKITDSKMGPGEKEAFKDLLSVINTRNQWYNKIMYRTIREVALIIPFPF
- the priS gene encoding DNA primase catalytic subunit PriS, with product MPDPETVFVLRLFSNYYSKAEIQVPGLEKREFGFGTEKKIDSRHMAFNSPAEFRSFLVNNTPLYVSHSVAYYSMPKATPMERKGWLGSDLVFDLDMEAKGRYISPAEIASVRSDAVRLIEEFIIPDFGVDKSEISANFSGNRGFHIHVYDKRFSKLKGDERKEIIDYIKGAGLDYESFFSRQEAGSQGGRTVYRESGPAPSGSGYSGRFAKRVLAALEGEPERLSRIFRSEQKRDAFAEGIRNGNWSLRKITPGVDRKLREMAQELALRTVNIDSGVTLDHTKLIRVADSIHGGTGLRAKKVPLSELGSFEPMHSALALSSKPMKIIALEEIPALEMGSTTHGPFAKGQTAEVPEYFAVYLKMKGSAKLLLGKQ